The window GTCTATTCCGCGACCAAGCATATCGACGGCGGCGGGCGCGCCCTTGCCGGTGTGATCTGCGGCACCCGCGACTATATTCGCAAGGTCGCCGAGCCCTATCTGAAACATACCGGCGGCGCGATCAGCCCGTTTCACAGCTGGGTCATGCTGAACGGCCTGACGACGATGGATCTGCGGGTCCGGGCACAGGCCGACAGCGCGCTGGCAATTGCAGCGGCGATGCAGGGCCATCCGGACCTGAGCCAGGTCATCTATCCGGGCCTTGCCGACCATCCTCAGCACGATCTGGCCATGGCGCAGATGGGCTCGGGCGGCACGATGATCGCATTGGAGTTGCGCGGCGGAAAACAGGCCGCCTTCAACGCGCTGAACCGCCTGCAATTGATCCGCATTTCCAACAATCTGGGCGATGCCAAGTCGATCATCACGCACCCGGCGACGACGACCCATCAGCGCCTGTCCGAGGAAGAGCGCGAGAGGCTGGGCATCACTCCCGGCCTGTTGCGCCTGTCAATCGGGCTGGAAGGCGCAGATGATCTGATCGCTGATTTGCGTCAGGCGCTTGGAAACTAGGGTTTTTCGCAGCCAAACCGGGCGATCACGGCGCTGACCAACGGTCGCGGGGACGTCCAGCCCGTCTTGCGCCTGTGCCCTCGGCTGTTCATCGCTTGCCACCGGCGCCACCCTGTCCCAAGCTTTTCCCGAATGGCGAAAGCAGTTTGGGGGCAAAATTCTGGCCCGGGGCTTTGGATTTTACATAAAAGTCCCTATATGCTGCCGGCACCCGCTGGAGGATTGCTGATGACCGAGAACCGCCCGATGATTCCGGCCTACCCGGCGCTTGCGCGCGATTATGACGCCGATTTCAAGGTCGATGTCGATTACAAGGCCGGTCTGCCCGATCTGCAGAACGGCCCTGCCAGCCTGATCGTGGGCGCGCACAAGCCGATCCAGCATGTGGGGATCTCGAACTTTCGCCTGCCGATCCGCTATGAGCGTCGTGATGGCGGTGATATGACGCTGGAAACCAGCGTCACCGGCACAGTCAGCCTCGAGGCCGACCGCAAGGGCATCAACATGTCGCGGATCATGCGGTCCTTTTATGAGCATGCTGAAAAGCAGTTCAGTCTCAAGGTGCTGGAAGCTGCGCTGAATGACTATCAGACCGATCTGGATGCGCTGGATGCGCGTATCCTCATGCGCCTGTCCTATCCTGTGCGCGTGGACAGCCTGCGGTCTGGCCTGTCCGGCTGGCAGTACTATGACATTGCGCTTGAGGTCGCGGAGCAGGCCGGTCAGCGGCTGCGGATTGTTCATTTCGACTATGTCTATTCCTCCACCTGCCCGTGTTCACTGGAACTGTCCGAACATGCGCGCGAGGATCGTGGCCGGCTGGCGACGCCGCATTCGCAGCGCTCCATCGCGCGGATTTCGGTGGTGATGAAGGGGCCGGAAAAGATCTGGTTCGAGGATATCGTCGATCTTTGCCGCCGCGCTGTGCCGACCGAGACGCAGGTCATGGTCAAGCGTGAGGACGAACAGGCCTTTGCCGAGTTGAACGCCTCGAACCCGATTTTCGTCGAGGACGCGGTACGCGCCTTTGCCCAGCAGCTGATGACCGACGATCGCTTTGGCGATTTTCGGATCGTGGCCAGCCATCAGGAATCGTTGCATTCCCATGACGCCGTCAGCGTGCTGACCGATGGCCCGACCTTTGCGCAGCATTCGCTTGATCCGTCGCTCTTTGCCGAACTGCGCGTGTAAAGTTTTGCTGCTCGGTTGCTGCGCCGTCGGCGCGGCGACCTATTTCTGTGGGCGTGCGGAACATTTGGCGAACACGTCCTTCCCAAGAACGCCGTTCGACGCTATGTTGCCGCAATGAGCCAGTTTGACGACACCGATGCCTTCGAGGCGGCTGTTCCGCTGTCGCAGCGTGCGATGGCCGCGCGGCCCACGCCTTATCTGGACGGCCTGAACATCGCGCAACGCGAGGCGGTCGAGGCGCTGGACGGCCCGGTACTGATGCTGGCGGGCGCGGGCACCGGCAAGACCCGCGCGCTGACCACCCGGATCGTGCATCTGCTGATGCTGGGCAAGGCCCGGCCCGGTCAGATTCTGGCGGTGACCTTTACCAACAAGGCCGCGCGCGAGATGAAGAATCGCATCGGTCGGTTGCTGGGCGAGGCGGTCGAGGGCATGCCTTGGCTGGGCACGTTCCATTCGATCAGCGTCAAGATCCTGCGCCGTCATGCCGAGTTGATCGGCGATGGCGATCTGCATCTGAAGCCCAGCTTTACGATTTTGGACACCGACGATCAGCTACGGCTGATGAAGCAACTGATCGCGGCTGAAAATCTGGATGAAAAACGCTGGCCCGCGCGGCAGTTGGCGGGGCTGATTGACAGCTGGAAGAACCGCTGCATCACCCCTGCCAAGCTGCCCAAGGGCGAAAGTCGGGCCTTCGATGGCATGGGCGGGCAGCTTTATGCGGCCTATCAGCGCCGGCTGCTTGAACTGAACGCGGTCGATTTCGGTGATCTTCTGATGCATTGCGTGACACTGTTTCAGGCGCATCCCGATGTGCTGAAAGGGTGGCAGGATCGGTTCCGCTATATTCTGGTGGACGAGTATCAGGATACCAACGTCGCGCAGTATATGTGGCTGCGATTGCTGGCGCAGGCGCATCAGAATATCTGCTGTGTGGGCGACGATGATCAGTCGATCTATGGCTGGCGGGGGGCAGAGGTCGGCAACATCCTGCGCTTTGAAAAGGATTTCCCTGGCGCGCGGGTGATTCGGCTGGAACAGAATTACCGCTCGACCCCGAATATTCTGGCGGCTGCCTCGGGCCTGATCGCCGAGAATGCGGGTCGGCTGGGCAAGACATTATGGACCGATGCCGAGGACCCGGGCGAAAAGGTTCGGCTGATCGGCCATTGGGACAGCGAGGCCGAGGCGCGCTGGATCGGCGAAGAGATCGAGGCATTTCAGGGCGGACATCGACACGCGGTGGGCAAGGTCAGCCTGAATGACATCGCTATCCTCGTGCGGGCCTCGCATCAGATGCGCGCCTTCGAGGATCGGTTCATGACCATCGGGCTGCCTTACCGCGTCATCGGCGGCCCGCGCTTTTATGAGCGTCAGGAAATCCGCGATGCGATGGCCTATTTCCGGCTGGTGGTCAGCCCCGCTGATGATCTGGCGTTCGAGCGGATCGTAAACACACCCAAGCGCGGCCTCGGCGACAAGGCGGTGCAGACGATCCAGACCGTCGCGCGGCAAAACGGCGTCGGGCTGCTGGAAGGCGCGCGGATCGTCGTCGAAGAGGGGCATCTGGGCGGCAGAGGTTTGGCGAACCTGCGCGAGTTCGTGCAGGGCGTCGGGCGCTGGCACGGCGAGGCGCTGGACAGCCAGTCCAGCCATATCGAACTGGCCGAACGTATCCTGGACGAATCCGGCTATACGACCATGTGGCAGAACGAAAAGACGCCGGATGCGCCGGGCCGGCTCGACAACCTCAAGGAACTGGTCAAGGCGCTGGAAGAATTCGAAAATCTGCAGGGCTTTCTGGAACATGTCGCGTTGGTCATGGACCGCGATGACGGCGATGCCGGCGAAGAGGTCAGCATCATGACCCTGCACGCGGCCAAGGGGCTGGAATTCCCGATTGTCTTTCTGCCTGGCTGGGAGGACGGTCTGTTCCCCAGCCAACGATCCATGGATGAAAGCGGCCAGCGCGGGCTGGAGGAGGAACGCCGGCTGGCCTATGTCGGCATCACCCGGGCCGAGAGGCTGGCAACGATCAGCTTTGCCGGCAACCGGCGGCTCTACGGCCAATGGCAAAGCTCGATGCCGTCGCGCTTTGTCGATGAATTGCCCGGCGATCATGTCGAGGTGCTGACCCCGCCGGGCCTCTATGGTGGCGGCTATGGCGCGGCGATGGCCTTTGCAGGCGCGAATGCGGGCACGGATATGCATGATCGCGCCGCCAAGGCCGATGTCTACAACTCGCCCGGATGGAAACGCATGCAGGCCAGCGCGGCCGGGCGGAAACCGCCGGTGCACAAGGTGCCCGTGGTGATTGACGCGGACCCTGCGGCTGCTTTTTCTGTTGGTGATCGGGTCTTTCACCAGAAGTTCGGCAATGGCACGGTCATGGGCATCGCCGAGGACACGGTGACGGTGCAGTTCCCGACCGGCTTCAAGACGATCAAGGCCGCCTATTTGCAGCCGGCGGGCAGTGCCGCCGGCGACGACGTGCCATTCTAGATCATGATGCGCAAAACCGCGTTGCCGGAACCCGTCTCGGTCGTGTCAGCGGCCAAGCGCCCGCGATATCGCCCCTTCCAGTCGCCGGGTCTCGCGCTCTAGCCCCCAGGGCGGATTGATCACGAACATCCCCGAGCCGATCATATTGTGATCTGCCCGCAGCGGCGGAAATCTGATTTCAGAACGCAGCACATCGCGGTGGTCGGCCGATAGCTGTTCCAGCATCGGCAGGTGCCGCTCGTCGCTGAGGATCGGATACCACAGCGCGATGCTGCCGACGTTCCATTTCCGAGCGATCTGCGCGATCTTGCGCGGTATCTCGTCATATTCCGTTTTCACCTCATAGCTGGGATCAATCAGCATGAGGCCGCGCCTCGGGGTGGGCGGGCACAGTGAATGCGCCACGGTAAACCCGTCACGGCGGTGGATCGTGGCAGAGCCCGCAACCCAGGACAGTGCCGCATGCTCGGCCGGGTGCAATTCGGCCAGATGAACGCTGTCTTTTGGCCGCAGGAAATAGGAGGCAATCAGCGGCGAGCCGGGATAGCTGTTTTTGCCATGGGACGACCGGACCGAGGCCAGCGCCGCCAGCAGGGGGTGGCCGCCCTGCAACCAGCCCTCGCTCTCGGCGCGGCGAATGCCTGCGGCGGCCTCGCCGGTTTTCAGCGATTCGGGGCTGTCCAGGCGGTACAGCCCACGCCCGGCATGGGTCTCGATATAGGTCATCGCCTTGTCCTTGCGGACCATATAGTCCAGCGCGACCGCCAGCATCGAATGCTTATGCAGATCGGCAAGGTTTCCGGCGTGATAGGCGTGCTGATAGCTAAGCATGACTTGGCACTATCGCGACTGCCCTGAAAAAGTAAAGCGGCGACGCCCAGGGAGGAGGAGGGCGTCGCCGCGTCACCGCAGACCCAGGGAGGAGGACGGGCCGCGTATGGGGTGCGGTGATGCCCAGGGAGGAGGAAGGGGCGGTCACCGCGTAACGAGGGGCTGTCCAGGGAGGAGGAGGGACAGCCGGTCCCCGTATTCTTTCAGCGGCAGCCCTCAGGGAGGAGGAGGAGGGCTGCCGCCGCAACAAGATCACCCTCAGGGAGGAGGAGGAAGGCGATCCTGCTATCTGTCGGCGACACCCTCAGGGAGGAGGAGGAGGAGAGGGTGCCGCCTAAACCCTTGCCCCAGGGAGGAGGAGGGGGCCAGGGATTGAAATTCCTTTACTTCGCGGTGCCGTAAGCCGCTTCCAGAGCAATGCGACGAATCATCGAGCGATGAATGCCCAGATCTGACAGGTCGCGCTCGGTCAGCGAGTTCAGTTCGCGGATGGTCTGGCGGTAGACGGCGTTGCGTGCGCGATTTTCCTGCATGCCGGCAATCATCGCGCTCAGTTTGGCGCGGATGCCGTGCGCTGCGTGGGCGCCGCCGTGGATATGTTCAATTGCAGCCATTTGCGTATTCCTTGCGTCTGCTCATCTCATCTGCGCCTTGTCCCGTTCGATCGTCTGTCCGGGTGACGCTTTCTTCGAGTACAAAGATGGCGCTAATGCTGCAGGTGCACAATGACCGAGTGTGAAATTCTGCCATGCAGAAAGCGCATAACTGTTGCTGACCCAATTTTCATGACATGCTGAAAACAAGAGCAAAAAACTTAACAAAAAGTTTACATCATTCACGTTTTGGTTGTAGTTCAGCCAAGTGGCGCAGCGTTTCTTGGGTCAGATCTGCGACATTAGGACGCGCTTGTTGCTCAATGGATACGGTTCCATCATTTTGACGCAGATTCGGCGTGAGGGTTAAGAAATGAGCATCGACGATCAAGTTGCCTTAGGGTCAATTTCCCAGATCGCGATTCCGGGCGGTGGCACGCTTGGGCAGGCAGATCTGATCCGCGCATTTTCGGTCGAAGATACGACGGTCCGATTCGTCCTTGAACTGAAGGATGCGGAACAGGCGCGCGCGTTCGAGCCGGTCGAAGCCGAAGCACGGCGCATCCTGCTGGCGCTGCCCGGGGTGGAACAGGTCTCGATCGTGCGCACGGCGCAGTCAGGCGGTGGCGCACGGGGCGGCGATCAGCCGCCGCAGATGAAGCTGGGCCGTCATCCCAAGCCGCAAGCCGGACCGCAGCAGATCCCCGGCGTTTCGCGGATCATCGCCATTGGCTCTGGCAAGGGCGGGGTGGGGAAATCCACCGTCACCTCTAATCTTGCCGTCGCGATGGCGCGTGCCGGGCGGCGCGTGGGCATTCTGGACGCGGATATTCACGGCCCCAGCCAGCCGCGCATGATGGGCGCAAGCGGTCGTCCGGCCAGCCCTGACGGACAGCGCATCGAACCCTTGCAGGCTCATGGCGTGACGCTGATGTCCATCGGCTTCATGCTGAATGAGGGCGAGGCGGTGGTCTGGCGTGGCCCGATGCTGATGGGCGCCATGCAGCAGATGCTACAGCAGGTGAATTGGGGTGAACTGGATATTCTGCTGATCGACCTGCCGCCGGGCACGGGCGATGTGCAACTGTCACTGTGCCAGAAGGCGGCAGTGACCGGTGCGCTTATCGTCTCGACCCCGCAGGATGTCGCGCTGCTGGATGCGCGACGTGCCATCGACATGTTCGGCAAGCTGAAAACCCCGGTGCTGGGCCTGATTGAGAACATGTCGACCTATATCTGTCCGAATTGCGGACACGAGGCGCATCCGTTCGGCCATGGCGGCGTCGCAACCGAAGCCAAGGCGCTGGATCTGCCGTTTCTGGGCGAAATCCCTCTGGAACTGGAGGTTCGCCTGGGTGGTGATGCCGGCCAGCCCGTCGCCCTGGGCGATGGCGCGGTTTCTCAGGCCTATGCGAGGTTGGCGGACAGGCTGATCAAGGGCGGCATGGCTTAGCCGTCACCATCAACTGTTGTCGGTCTGGCCGTTTTGTTCCAGCACCCGCTGCCGTGCGAATGCGGAATCGCGATCGTTGACGCCCAGCAGGCCCGCGACCAGACGGATGACGCTTTCTTCATCCATGGCGCGATCATCGTCGGAATAGGCCACCTCCCACATCGCGGCGATGACGCTGAACCGATCCTCCAGCGCGATGCGATCCTTGATGATGCGGGTAAAGCGGACGGTGTCGGGCGCCTCTGCCTCGATCATCTCGGCGGCTGCGCGCAGTTCTGCTGCCTCTTGCTGGCTCAGGCCGCGGCGACGCGCCAGAACCTGATCGATACGGCGCATCTCGATCTTGGCATACCGATCATCAGCGCGTGCCACACGAACCAGCAGCGCCGCCAAGGCCATTTCGGCGTCATTGGCATCGATATCGCCCGGTGCGGGCTCGTCGGCGAAAAGCCGTGTCAGCAGACTGCGGAACATAGCGGGATCATACCATTTCCTATATCTGAGACAAGCAGTTATCGCGGCTCATCATAGCCTTCAACGATCGCCAGATCGCCGGTGCATACAGGAAGTCGCAGGGCCAGTGCGGCCTGATATTCGGCGCTGTGATAACAGTCTTGCGCGGCTTGATAGCTGGGAAACTCGACGACCACGCTGCGCGAACGGGCCTCGCCCTCGGTCACCTGTTGCGGGCCGCCGCGAACGAGGAAACGTCCTTCATGTTTCTCGAAGGCCACGGCATTGGCCTGACGATAGGCCTCGTAGGCATCGGCATTGTCGATCGTCATATGTGCGATCCAGTAGCCTTTGGTCATTTGCTTACCTCCTCTGGAATGGCGATCCGCCCCTCTGCAATCGGCACCGCCGTGCCACTGATGCGAATCTCGGTCAGGGCACCGCCGCTGGTCACCGCGGTCAGGCCGATCTGTGATGGACGGCCCATCTCGATGCCTTGCCGCAGCGCGATTGTGTTTTCGCCCTCGACCAACTCGCCCGCGGCCAGCAACTGCGCCGCCAGCAATGCGCTGGCAGAGCCTGTGGCCGGGTCTTCGGGAATGCCCGCCGATGGCGATAACATCCGCGCACGATAGCCATCCGTGTCGCGCGTATACAGATAGGCGCTGTCGACCTGCGCTGCCTCCATCAACCGCGACCAATGCGGCTCGATCGGGCGGGCCCGCGCCAGATCATCCAGCGAGGCCAGCGGCAGATACAGAAAGGCCGGCCCGCCCTGCCAAATGCCGACGCTGTGGTTGTCGAACCCAAGCGCGGCAACGGGCAGATCCAGCGCGCCGGCGATCAGGTCGGGCTCGGCATGTCCCGGATGCGCGACCGGCAGCTTGGGCGCGACGAACTGGGCAACGCCGCCCTTAATGGTGACGGGAACAAGTCCGGCCTCTTCCTCCAGCATGATCTGCATGTCCCTGCCCGATGCCAGATGCAGGGCGCAGCCGATTGTGGGATGACCGGCAAAGGGGATCTCGGCGGTTGGGAAAAAGATGCGGACCCGCGCGGTATGGGCCGGATCGCGTGGCGGCATGACAAAGATCGTCTCGGACAGGTTGAACTGGCGCGCGATGGTTTGCATCTGCGCGGTGCTCAGCGCGCCGGCATCCATCACGATCGCCAGCGGATTGCCGGTAAAGGGCCGGTCCGTGAAGACGTCGCAGATGTAAAAGTCCAGCATCGTTTCAGGTCCTGGCAACAGCGGCGACCATAATGCTGATCGCCGCCATTTGCACAAGGTGCAGCCATGCCTGGCGGTTGTCGCGCCTAGTATTTCTGCGGGACATAAAGGTCGCGTGGCAGCACATCGCGTTCGTAGTCGGGATTGAACACCCGGTTCGGCAACTCGATTTCCTCATGCGGAACCTCGGTATAGGGCATCAGCCCGAGCAGGTGGTTCATACAGTTCAGCCGGGCGCGTTTCTTGTCATTGCCAGGCACGATATACCACGGCGCCTCGGGGATGTTGGTGCGTTCGAACATCTCTTCCTTGGCCTTGGTATAGCTTTCCCATCTGACGCGACTT is drawn from Paracoccus tegillarcae and contains these coding sequences:
- a CDS encoding TerB family tellurite resistance protein, which produces MFRSLLTRLFADEPAPGDIDANDAEMALAALLVRVARADDRYAKIEMRRIDQVLARRRGLSQQEAAELRAAAEMIEAEAPDTVRFTRIIKDRIALEDRFSVIAAMWEVAYSDDDRAMDEESVIRLVAGLLGVNDRDSAFARQRVLEQNGQTDNS
- the folE2 gene encoding GTP cyclohydrolase FolE2, translating into MTENRPMIPAYPALARDYDADFKVDVDYKAGLPDLQNGPASLIVGAHKPIQHVGISNFRLPIRYERRDGGDMTLETSVTGTVSLEADRKGINMSRIMRSFYEHAEKQFSLKVLEAALNDYQTDLDALDARILMRLSYPVRVDSLRSGLSGWQYYDIALEVAEQAGQRLRIVHFDYVYSSTCPCSLELSEHAREDRGRLATPHSQRSIARISVVMKGPEKIWFEDIVDLCRRAVPTETQVMVKREDEQAFAELNASNPIFVEDAVRAFAQQLMTDDRFGDFRIVASHQESLHSHDAVSVLTDGPTFAQHSLDPSLFAELRV
- a CDS encoding DUF1330 domain-containing protein; the protein is MTKGYWIAHMTIDNADAYEAYRQANAVAFEKHEGRFLVRGGPQQVTEGEARSRSVVVEFPSYQAAQDCYHSAEYQAALALRLPVCTGDLAIVEGYDEPR
- a CDS encoding Mrp/NBP35 family ATP-binding protein; the encoded protein is MSIDDQVALGSISQIAIPGGGTLGQADLIRAFSVEDTTVRFVLELKDAEQARAFEPVEAEARRILLALPGVEQVSIVRTAQSGGGARGGDQPPQMKLGRHPKPQAGPQQIPGVSRIIAIGSGKGGVGKSTVTSNLAVAMARAGRRVGILDADIHGPSQPRMMGASGRPASPDGQRIEPLQAHGVTLMSIGFMLNEGEAVVWRGPMLMGAMQQMLQQVNWGELDILLIDLPPGTGDVQLSLCQKAAVTGALIVSTPQDVALLDARRAIDMFGKLKTPVLGLIENMSTYICPNCGHEAHPFGHGGVATEAKALDLPFLGEIPLELEVRLGGDAGQPVALGDGAVSQAYARLADRLIKGGMA
- a CDS encoding DUF1127 domain-containing protein codes for the protein MAAIEHIHGGAHAAHGIRAKLSAMIAGMQENRARNAVYRQTIRELNSLTERDLSDLGIHRSMIRRIALEAAYGTAK
- a CDS encoding PhzF family phenazine biosynthesis protein, yielding MLDFYICDVFTDRPFTGNPLAIVMDAGALSTAQMQTIARQFNLSETIFVMPPRDPAHTARVRIFFPTAEIPFAGHPTIGCALHLASGRDMQIMLEEEAGLVPVTIKGGVAQFVAPKLPVAHPGHAEPDLIAGALDLPVAALGFDNHSVGIWQGGPAFLYLPLASLDDLARARPIEPHWSRLMEAAQVDSAYLYTRDTDGYRARMLSPSAGIPEDPATGSASALLAAQLLAAGELVEGENTIALRQGIEMGRPSQIGLTAVTSGGALTEIRISGTAVPIAEGRIAIPEEVSK
- a CDS encoding 23S rRNA (adenine(2030)-N(6))-methyltransferase RlmJ, producing MLSYQHAYHAGNLADLHKHSMLAVALDYMVRKDKAMTYIETHAGRGLYRLDSPESLKTGEAAAGIRRAESEGWLQGGHPLLAALASVRSSHGKNSYPGSPLIASYFLRPKDSVHLAELHPAEHAALSWVAGSATIHRRDGFTVAHSLCPPTPRRGLMLIDPSYEVKTEYDEIPRKIAQIARKWNVGSIALWYPILSDERHLPMLEQLSADHRDVLRSEIRFPPLRADHNMIGSGMFVINPPWGLERETRRLEGAISRALGR
- a CDS encoding ATP-dependent helicase produces the protein MSQFDDTDAFEAAVPLSQRAMAARPTPYLDGLNIAQREAVEALDGPVLMLAGAGTGKTRALTTRIVHLLMLGKARPGQILAVTFTNKAAREMKNRIGRLLGEAVEGMPWLGTFHSISVKILRRHAELIGDGDLHLKPSFTILDTDDQLRLMKQLIAAENLDEKRWPARQLAGLIDSWKNRCITPAKLPKGESRAFDGMGGQLYAAYQRRLLELNAVDFGDLLMHCVTLFQAHPDVLKGWQDRFRYILVDEYQDTNVAQYMWLRLLAQAHQNICCVGDDDQSIYGWRGAEVGNILRFEKDFPGARVIRLEQNYRSTPNILAAASGLIAENAGRLGKTLWTDAEDPGEKVRLIGHWDSEAEARWIGEEIEAFQGGHRHAVGKVSLNDIAILVRASHQMRAFEDRFMTIGLPYRVIGGPRFYERQEIRDAMAYFRLVVSPADDLAFERIVNTPKRGLGDKAVQTIQTVARQNGVGLLEGARIVVEEGHLGGRGLANLREFVQGVGRWHGEALDSQSSHIELAERILDESGYTTMWQNEKTPDAPGRLDNLKELVKALEEFENLQGFLEHVALVMDRDDGDAGEEVSIMTLHAAKGLEFPIVFLPGWEDGLFPSQRSMDESGQRGLEEERRLAYVGITRAERLATISFAGNRRLYGQWQSSMPSRFVDELPGDHVEVLTPPGLYGGGYGAAMAFAGANAGTDMHDRAAKADVYNSPGWKRMQASAAGRKPPVHKVPVVIDADPAAAFSVGDRVFHQKFGNGTVMGIAEDTVTVQFPTGFKTIKAAYLQPAGSAAGDDVPF